A portion of the Falco cherrug isolate bFalChe1 unplaced genomic scaffold, bFalChe1.pri scaffold_53, whole genome shotgun sequence genome contains these proteins:
- the LOC129735192 gene encoding heat shock factor protein 5-like has protein sequence MAGRGAAERVLPALPRLQPLSTARRPPAPWFEDLQAAAGTAPGWRRGRPERLRRLVNSPRCRSVRWGASGRGLVINQPRCECELLGAGPAVAAQPGGRGAAAAAGFFKTTNFSSFMRQLSLYGFRKVGVLPGSGVLGPGPEGGQGNGGNGTGPLHRFRSPHFRRDRHDLLVHLKRLTKGNKAKMAAGLDVTSRPPNRFQRLLGTPLAGQPLLPPSTLSNANRPGLLTGGQFHQLYGQGVFPPYSYTATSCRAPSTSPAQRLGPTPVPSTWIQQGPLGLLPGQGASPAFPDKGAAFPVLQTLPTGATYTLQPVASLLPLQQGTQSVAASIANCSSSASSVPYSQTCYPTESSNAVIL, from the exons atggcggggcgcggggctgcggaaCGCGTGCTCCCCGCTCTGCCCCGCCTGCAGCCGCTTTCCACGGCCcggcgcccgcccgcgccgTGGTTCGAGGACCTCCAGGCTGCCGCCGGGACGGCtccgggctggcggcggggccgccccgagcG GCTGCGGCGGCTGGTCAACAGCCCGCGCTGCCGCTCCGTTCGCTGGGGCGCCTCCGGCCGGGGGCTGGTCATCAACCAGCCGCGCTGTGAGTGCGAGCTGCtgggcgccgggccggccgtCGCCGCGCAGCcgggtggccgtggggcagcggcagccgccgGTTTCTTCAAGACCACgaacttcagcagcttcatgCGACAGCTCAGTCTCTATGGCTTCCGCAAGGTGGGGGTGTTGCCGGGGAGCGGTGTGCTGGGGCCGGGCCCAGAGGGTGGACAAGGCAACGGTGGCAACGGCACCGGGCCCCTGCATCGCTTCCGCAGCCCCCACTTTCGCCGCGACCGCCACGACCTCCTCGTCCACCTGAAGCGCCTGACGAAAGGCAACAAGGCGAAGATGGCAGCGGGCCTGGATGTGACCAGCCGCCCACCCAACCGCTTCCAGCGCTTGCTTGGCACGCCACTGGCCGGGCAACCGCTGCTTCCGCCCTCGACGCTCAGCAATGCCAACAGGCCTG gactgctgaCTGGAGGACAGTTTCATCAACTTTACGGTCAAGGTGTTTTCCCTCCTTACTCCTACACGGCAACCTCGTGCCGAGCCCCCAGCACTTCACCAGCACAAAGATTAGGTCCGACTCCAGTCCCTTCCACTTGGATCCAGCAGGGACCACTTGGgttgctgccagggcaaggggcttccccagcttttccagataaagGGGCTGCCTTTCCGGTACTCCAGACGCTTCCAACGGGAGCCACGTACACACTCCAGCCTGTGGCTTCTCTTCTGCCACTTCAGCAAGGGACTCAAAGCGTTGCCGCATCCATTGCAAATTGtagcagctctgcatcttcagtgccGTACTCACAAACCTGCTATCCAACag